In Rhea pennata isolate bPtePen1 chromosome 8, bPtePen1.pri, whole genome shotgun sequence, one genomic interval encodes:
- the FMO1 gene encoding flavin-containing monooxygenase 1: MRVAIIGAGVSGLTALKCCLAEGLAPTCFERSQDIGGLWRYTERIEDCRPSLYASVVSNTSKEMSAFSDFPYPEDFPVFMPHARLLEYLRRYAEHFGLRQHIQFGTAVVSVRKRPDFAATGQWDVVTETDGTRASHVFDAVMVCSGNFWEPTLPLQCFPGIEKFQGQYFHSRQYKHPDMFQGKRVLVVGMGNSGVDIAVEASRIAAKVMICTGRGAWVFSRVFDHGYPWDMIFNTRFMSLVRNSLPGALTRGLISHKVNQRFKHENYGLQPENSCLVREPVLNDDLPSYILTGKITIKPGVKEFKENSVIFYNCPEEEPIDIVVFCTGYNVSFPFLEEADIKVENKHASLYKYVFPTHLQRPTLAVLGLIKPLGAIMPVTEMQARWVTRVFKGLCQLPPRSVMENEVMEKKKNKVRWFGLSFDEVLKTDCLVYSDEIASFIGAKPNVLALLFRDPKLALSIFFGPCTPYQFRLQGPGQWDGARQAILTQWDRILKPTRTRVTSSSSSAWPSFLTLFGFLLLMAAVFFAFQ; encoded by the exons ATGCGGGTGGCGATCATCGGCGCCGGCGTCAGCGGCTTGACCGCCCTCAAGTGCTGCCTGGCCGAGGGGCTGGCGCCCACCTGCTTCGAGCGGAGCCAGGACATCGGCGGGCTCTGGCGGTACACG GAGCGCATCGAAGATTGCAGGCCCAGCCTCTACGCCTCGGTGGTCAGCAACACCTCGAAGGAGATGTCGGCCTTCTCGGACTTCCCCTACCCCGAGGACTTCCCGGTGTTCATGCCCCACGCTCGCCTCCTGGAGTACCTCCGGCGCTACGCGGAGCACTTCGGCCTCCGCCAGCACATCCAGTTCGGG ACCGCCGTCGTCAGCGTCCGGAAGCGCCCCGACTTCGCTGCCACCGGCCAGTGGGACGTCGTCACCGAGACGGACGGGACGCGGGCGTCGCACGTCTTCGACGCCGTGATGGTCTGCAGCGGCAACTTCTGGGAGCCCACCCTCCCGCTGCAGTGCTTTCCCG GCATTGAGAAGTTTCAAGGCCAATACTTTCACAGCCGGCAGTACAAGCATCCAGACATGTTTCAGGGGAAAAGAGTCCTCGTGGTTGGCATGGGGAACTCAGGAGTGGACATTGCCGTGGAGGCCAGCCGCATAGCTGCAAAG GTGATGATTTGCACTGGCCGAGGTGCCTGGGTATTCAGCCGTGTATTTGACCACGGCTACCCATGGGACATGATTTTCAACACTCGCTTTATGAGTCTGGTTAGGAACAGCCTCCCAGGGGCCCTCACACGAGGCTTAATCAGCCACAAGGTGAACCAGCGGTTTAAGCATGAAAACTATGGCCTTCAGCCAGAGAACAG ctgcctggtACGTGAGCCTGTGTTGAACGATGACTTGCCAAGCTATATCCTCACGGGGAAGATCACCATAAAGCCAGGCGTGAAGGAGTTCAAGGAAAACTCAGTCATTTTCTACAACTGCCCTGAAGAGGAGCCTATTGATATTGTCGTCTTCTGCACAGGCTACAACGTTTCTTTCCCATTCCTTGAAGAAGCAGATATCAAGGTGGAAAACAAGCATGCATCCCTCTACAAATACGTGTTCCCAACTCATTTGCAGAGGCCCACCCTGGCTGTTCTTGGGCTGATCAAGCCACTTGGAGCAATCATGCCTGTGACAGAGATGCAAGCACGCTGGGTGACTCGTGTCTTCAAAG GCTTGTGTCAGCTGCCTCCTCGGTCTGTCATGGAGAATGAAGTaatggagaagaagaaaaacaaagttcgGTG GTTTGGCCTGTCCTTTGATGAAGTCCTCAAAACTGATTGCCTCGTGTATTCAGATGAGATTGCCTCCTTCATTGGTGCGAAACCCAACGTGCTGGCACTGCTCTTCAGAGATCCCAAGCTGGCCCTCTCCATTTTCTTTGGCCCCTGCACCCCCTACCAGTTCCGGCTGCAAGGCCCTGGGCAATGGGATGGGGCACGACAAGCCATCCTTACCCAGTGGGACCGGATCCTGAAGCCAACGAGAACGCGAGTTACCAGCAGCTCTTCCAGTGCCTGGCCATCTTTCCTTACTCTGTTTGGGTTTCTTCTGCTCATGGCAGCAGTGTTTTTTGCTTTCCAGTAG
- the LOC134143213 gene encoding flavin-containing monooxygenase 3-like has protein sequence MVRRVAIIGAGGSGLTAIKCCREEGLEPTCFERSQDIGGLWRYEEHIEEGRASIYRTVFTNSCKEMMCYSDFPFPADHPNYMHNSKFQEYLRRYAEHFDLLRHVRFKTLVTKIKKRPNFSVTGQWDVVTEKEGKEETEVFDAVMICSGHHVYPNLPVAHFPGIQKFKGCYFHSREYKEPEKFRGKKVLVIGLGNSGCDIAVELSTVASQVYLSSRSGSWVMSRVWEHGYPWDMVIVTRFRSWLNRILPTALSDWLYMRSMNWPFKHENFGLMPVDGTLRKEPVFNDDLPSRISCGMVVVKPNVKEFRETSVLFQDGTVQEDVDVVIFATGYGYSYPFMEDDSIIKNKSNEVTLYKNILPPQLEKPTMAVIGLVQSLGAIISTSELQCRWAIKVFQGLCKLPPKNKMMDDIDEKMGRKLKWYGSSSTLQTDYVAYTDELATAIGVKPNMLKLLLTDPRLALEVFFGPCTPYQFRLMGPGKWSGARMAILTQWDRTVGATRTRVAPTTSLAFPVLAMLRVLFLPLLLVAILAAFYC, from the exons ATGGTGCGGCGGGTGGCGATCAtcggcgcgggcggcagcgggctgACCGCCATCAAGTGCTGCCGGGAAGAGGGGCTGGAGCCCACCTGCTTCGAGAGGAGCCAGGACATCGGCGGGCTCTGGCGCTACGAG gaGCATATCGAGGAGGGCCGAGCCAGCATCTACCGCACCGTCTTCACCAACTCCTGCAAAGAGATGATGTGCTACTCTGACTTCCCCTTCCCTGCCGATCACCCCAATTACATGCACAACTCGAAGTTCCAGGAGTACCTCCGAAGATACGCCGAGCACTTTGATCTGCTGCGGCACGTCCGCTTCAAG acTCTGGTCACCAAGATTAAAAAACGCCCCAACTTCTCTGTTACGGGGCAATGGGATGTCGTTAcggaaaaggaagggaaggaagagactGAGGTCTTTGATGCTGTCATGATCTGTTCTGGGCATCACGTCTACCCAAATCTCCCTGTCGCTCACTTCCCAG GAATACAGAAGTTTAAAGGCTGCTACTTCCACAGCCGAGAGTACAAGGAGCCAGAAAAAttcagagggaagaaagtgCTGGTGATAGGTTTGGGCAACTCAGGCTGTGACATTGCTGTGGAGCTCAGCACTGTGGCATCACAG GTCTACCTGAGCTCCAGAAGTGGTTCATGGGTGATGAGTCGCGTCTGGGAGCACGGTTACCCGTGGGACATGGTGATCGTCACTCGCTTTCGGTCCTGGCTGAATAGAATCCTTCCCACGGCACTCAGTGACTGGCTATATATGAGGAGCATGAACTGGCCGTTCAAGCATGAGAACTTCGGCCTCATGCCCGTGGATGG GACTCTCCGTAAAGAGCCAGTGTTTAACGATGACCTCCCGAGCCGTATTTCGTGTGGCATGGTTGTGGTGAAGCCTAATGTGAAGGAATTCAGAGAAACGTCTGTCTTGTTCCAAGATGGGACTGTGCAGGAGGATGTTGATGTGGTCATCTTTGCTACTGGCTACGGCTATTCCTATCCTTTCATGGAGGATGACTCCATTATCAAAAACAAGAGCAATGAGGTCACGCTCTACAAAAACATCCTTCCTCCCCAGCTGGAGAAGCCAACCATGGCTGTCATTGGGCTGGTCCAGTCACTTGGAGCCATCATCTCAACATCAGAGCTCCAGTGTCGATGGGCAATTAAGGTGTTTCAGG gGCTGTGCAAGCTTCCCCCGAAAAACAAGATGATGGACGACATTGATGAGAAGATGGGGAGGAAACTCAAGTG GTATGGGAGCAGCAGCACATTGCAGACAGATTATGTCGCCTACACGGATGAGCTGGCCACTGCCATTGGTGTGAAGCCCAACATGCTCAAGCTGCTGCTGACAGACCCACGGCTGGCACTGGAGGTCTTCTTCGGCCCCTGCACCCCGTACCAGTTTCGGCTGATGGGCCCAGGAAAATGGAGTGGCGCCCGGATGGCCATCCTCACCCAGTGGGACCGAACGGTGGGAGCCACACGGACGCGGGTGGCCCCCACCACCTCTCTGGCCTTCCCCGTCCTGGCGATGCTGAGGGTGCTCTTCCTCCCGCTGCTCCTCGTGGCCATCCTTGCTGCCTTTTACTGCTAG